A genomic segment from Luteolibacter ambystomatis encodes:
- a CDS encoding S8 family peptidase, translating into MRAPRWILIPLFLAVCTAGGYLLVRSAKPQSAPKKAASTPEPMVYHDSEAPAFRSGDRKEARPKGDVEALSKGALAGQRSVTFKDRASMEAFLEKIKGKGIAVMGRLDAINTLRLGFLSADELASVLDGSEKTGFIFPVMVPGLPEGSIQPGAVPLGNRLAEWLGIAGYDRSTWGKGLNVAVLDTGISTMASFFGKVNQSALVDFSADASGLNGHGTAVASIINGIAPEANILSYRIADDNGMSNSGLIAEGILKAVADGASVINISLGGFGDSLVLRQAVEYAQQHGVAIVAATGNNGIDQIAQPASISGVIGVGAVDANGDHLLFSNTGKQISSVAPGYGVAAEGVDGSVIYFSGTSASAPIETGALLAAMSNSVLSGNLSSGDASALLTSLLDESGAPGFDTQYGNGAVDLGRVMISGTRNLTDAAMASQWVTTNENGQQILQITVQNRGTNTLTNVPVMVNTPDGTASFNVGSLGPTAIQTFEVPIRVTDSAMTFQSSIGNAGGQKDINTANNSRRDVYTPASAQ; encoded by the coding sequence ATGCGCGCGCCACGCTGGATACTGATCCCCCTCTTCCTTGCAGTTTGCACGGCAGGTGGATACCTGCTTGTCCGTTCGGCCAAGCCGCAGTCAGCCCCGAAGAAGGCCGCGTCCACACCCGAACCGATGGTCTATCATGACTCGGAAGCTCCGGCCTTCCGCAGTGGAGACCGCAAGGAGGCCCGGCCAAAGGGCGACGTGGAGGCGCTTTCAAAAGGCGCTCTCGCCGGACAACGTTCCGTCACTTTCAAGGATCGCGCCTCCATGGAGGCTTTCCTCGAGAAAATCAAAGGCAAGGGGATCGCCGTCATGGGCCGTCTCGATGCGATCAACACCCTGCGCCTTGGATTCCTGAGCGCGGACGAACTGGCCTCCGTGCTCGATGGCTCGGAAAAAACCGGTTTCATTTTCCCGGTAATGGTGCCGGGTCTTCCCGAAGGCAGTATCCAGCCGGGAGCCGTACCGCTCGGCAATCGCTTGGCGGAATGGCTCGGAATCGCCGGCTACGACCGGTCCACCTGGGGCAAAGGCTTGAACGTGGCCGTGCTGGATACGGGCATCTCCACCATGGCCTCGTTTTTCGGCAAGGTGAACCAGAGCGCGCTGGTGGATTTCTCCGCGGATGCCAGCGGGCTCAACGGGCACGGCACCGCGGTCGCCTCGATTATCAACGGCATCGCTCCCGAGGCGAACATCCTCTCCTACCGCATCGCCGACGACAATGGCATGTCCAACAGCGGACTGATCGCAGAGGGCATTCTCAAGGCCGTGGCGGATGGAGCCTCCGTCATCAATATTTCCCTCGGTGGCTTCGGTGACAGCCTGGTCCTGCGGCAGGCGGTGGAATACGCCCAACAGCATGGCGTGGCGATCGTGGCAGCCACCGGCAACAACGGCATCGACCAGATCGCGCAGCCGGCCTCCATCAGCGGCGTCATCGGCGTGGGTGCCGTCGATGCGAATGGCGATCACCTGCTGTTCTCCAACACCGGCAAGCAGATCTCCTCGGTGGCTCCGGGCTATGGAGTGGCCGCGGAAGGCGTGGATGGATCGGTCATCTATTTCAGCGGCACCTCGGCCAGCGCCCCGATTGAAACCGGTGCCCTGCTCGCCGCGATGTCCAACAGCGTGCTCTCCGGCAACCTGTCCTCCGGCGATGCATCCGCCCTTCTCACCTCCCTGCTGGACGAGTCCGGAGCTCCGGGATTCGACACCCAGTATGGCAATGGCGCCGTTGACCTGGGCCGGGTGATGATCAGCGGAACGCGCAATCTCACGGACGCCGCCATGGCCTCCCAATGGGTGACCACCAACGAAAACGGCCAGCAGATTCTCCAGATCACCGTCCAGAACCGCGGTACCAATACCCTCACCAACGTGCCGGTGATGGTGAATACGCCGGATGGCACCGCATCGTTCAATGTCGGCTCGCTCGGACCGACCGCGATCCAGACCTTCGAGGTTCCGATCCGTGTGACCGATTCGGCGATGACCTTCCAGTCGTCGATTGGAAATGCCGGTGGCCAAAAGGACATCAATACGGCAAACAATAGCCGCAGAGATGTCTATACGCCTGCCTCGGCCCAGTAG
- a CDS encoding proline racemase family protein, whose product MKFVRVIDSHTGGEPTRTVIEDGPDLGTGPLADRVVRFSEDHDEFRRSVVLEPRGSDVLVGALLVEPHEPDCVAGVIFFNNVGYLGMCGHGTIGLVVTLAHLGKIGPGSHRIDTPVGVVTATLAEDGTVAITNVPSRRTIKDLAVDVPGIGEVRGDLAWSGNWFYLVTSLQEELSVSRAEELTALTWKIRVAANAQGHPEIDHIELFGPGQNGGHSRNFVLCPGKAYDRSPCGTGTSAKLACLAADGKLDEGDEWIQESVVGSSFTGSFQWLDQAAGEIIPTIRGTAFITVDARLCFDPADPFRAGIV is encoded by the coding sequence ATGAAATTCGTCCGAGTCATCGACTCCCACACCGGCGGCGAGCCGACCCGCACCGTGATCGAAGACGGTCCGGATCTTGGAACCGGTCCTTTGGCTGATCGCGTTGTCCGCTTCAGTGAGGATCATGATGAGTTCCGCCGCTCGGTGGTGCTGGAGCCGCGTGGTTCCGATGTGCTGGTGGGCGCCTTGCTCGTCGAGCCGCATGAACCGGACTGCGTGGCGGGCGTGATCTTTTTCAACAACGTCGGCTACCTTGGCATGTGCGGGCATGGCACCATCGGTCTGGTGGTGACGCTCGCGCATCTCGGAAAGATCGGCCCCGGTTCGCATCGCATCGATACGCCGGTCGGGGTGGTCACTGCCACGCTGGCCGAGGACGGCACGGTCGCGATCACCAACGTGCCGAGCCGTCGCACGATCAAGGATCTCGCGGTGGACGTTCCCGGCATCGGCGAAGTGCGTGGCGATCTAGCGTGGAGCGGCAACTGGTTCTACCTCGTCACCTCGTTGCAGGAAGAGTTGAGCGTTTCCCGCGCCGAGGAGCTCACGGCGTTGACATGGAAGATCCGTGTGGCGGCAAACGCGCAAGGCCATCCGGAGATCGATCACATCGAGTTGTTCGGTCCCGGCCAGAACGGCGGCCACTCGCGGAATTTCGTGCTTTGTCCGGGGAAAGCTTACGACCGCTCGCCGTGCGGCACTGGTACCAGCGCGAAGCTCGCTTGCCTTGCGGCGGACGGGAAACTTGATGAAGGCGATGAGTGGATCCAGGAGAGTGTGGTGGGCAGTTCCTTCACCGGATCTTTCCAATGGCTCGATCAAGCGGCCGGTGAAATCATTCCGACCATCCGCGGCACAGCCTTCATCACGGTGGACGCGCGCCTTTGTTTCGATCCTGCGGATCCGTTTCGTGCAGGCATCGTCTGA
- a CDS encoding NAD(P)/FAD-dependent oxidoreductase — MSKHVIIIGGGVIGLSAAEACLKRGHRVTVVDRQPQQRSGCSFGNAGMVVPSHFIPLAAPGMVALGFKWMWNPESPFYIKPRFDLDLVSWGIKFMQAATRSHVEAASPLLRDLNLASRELYLQYAAEGEDFGLVTKGLLMLCKTQHGLDEEAAVAAKANALGVPAEVLDAAGTAKVDPTITMDVAGSVWFPKDCHMAPEKFIAVLERRILAAGGTFRWNTEVTGWKKEGGRLRAIQTPAGELEADEFVLCGGAWSDDLVRDLGLKIPMQAGKGYSLTNPNPVELPTLCSVLTEARVAVTPMGNSLRVGGTMEISGKQEKIEPRRVAGILKALPDYFPKFKPSDFDGIKPWQGFRPCSPDGMPYLGRTRAASNLTVATGHSMMGLSLGPETGRLAAVLVDREKTEHDLAMLSPDRYA; from the coding sequence ATGTCCAAGCATGTCATCATCATCGGCGGAGGCGTGATCGGTCTCTCCGCGGCGGAAGCCTGTCTCAAGCGCGGCCACCGCGTGACCGTGGTCGACCGCCAGCCGCAGCAGCGCAGCGGTTGTTCCTTCGGCAATGCGGGCATGGTAGTGCCGAGCCATTTCATTCCACTCGCCGCGCCCGGGATGGTCGCGCTCGGCTTTAAGTGGATGTGGAATCCGGAGTCGCCGTTTTACATCAAGCCGCGCTTCGATCTCGATCTGGTGTCGTGGGGCATCAAGTTCATGCAGGCAGCGACCCGCTCTCACGTGGAGGCGGCTTCACCGTTGCTGCGCGATCTCAATCTCGCCAGCCGTGAACTGTATCTCCAATATGCCGCGGAGGGCGAGGATTTCGGTCTGGTGACCAAAGGACTTCTGATGTTGTGCAAGACGCAGCACGGCCTTGATGAAGAGGCGGCCGTGGCGGCGAAGGCGAACGCGCTCGGCGTACCCGCCGAGGTGCTGGATGCCGCGGGCACTGCCAAGGTCGATCCCACGATCACCATGGATGTGGCCGGGTCGGTGTGGTTTCCGAAGGACTGCCACATGGCTCCGGAGAAATTCATCGCCGTGCTGGAGCGCCGCATTCTGGCGGCGGGTGGCACCTTCCGCTGGAATACCGAGGTGACCGGCTGGAAGAAGGAGGGTGGCAGGCTTCGTGCGATCCAGACGCCCGCAGGCGAGCTGGAGGCGGATGAATTCGTGCTCTGTGGGGGCGCGTGGTCGGACGATCTCGTGCGCGATCTCGGGCTGAAGATTCCGATGCAGGCGGGCAAGGGCTACAGCCTGACCAACCCGAATCCGGTGGAACTGCCGACCCTTTGCTCCGTGCTCACCGAGGCCCGCGTGGCGGTCACGCCGATGGGGAATTCCCTCCGGGTCGGAGGCACCATGGAAATCAGTGGAAAGCAGGAGAAGATCGAGCCACGCCGGGTGGCGGGCATCCTCAAGGCGCTGCCGGACTATTTCCCGAAATTCAAGCCGTCCGACTTCGACGGCATCAAGCCGTGGCAGGGCTTCCGACCCTGTTCGCCGGACGGCATGCCCTATCTCGGACGCACCCGGGCGGCGTCCAATCTGACGGTCGCCACCGGCCATTCCATGATGGGACTGAGCCTCGGTCCGGAAACGGGTCGGCTCGCGGCCGTCCTGGTGGACCGGGAGAAGACGGAGCACGATCTGGCGATGCTCTCGCCGGACCGCTACGCCTGA
- a CDS encoding ComEA family DNA-binding protein: protein MKRVIATVSVLGLSMFSLLAADPTPKAGDAKDKPAETSTKKEKKAAPAAPAADKKKEEAKPGESAADKELLAHAAKSSATLTEPQKAKLLDIANTGDDKALEAIPGVGDKKAANIKAARPLKTVDDLILVKGIGEKTFDGIVKWAAGDFKAEEKPAKEEKKPAAKPEAPKGGKKAA, encoded by the coding sequence ATGAAACGCGTGATTGCCACCGTGTCGGTCCTGGGTCTCTCCATGTTCTCCCTCCTCGCGGCGGACCCGACGCCCAAGGCAGGGGATGCCAAGGACAAGCCCGCTGAAACCTCCACCAAGAAGGAGAAAAAGGCCGCTCCTGCCGCACCGGCAGCCGACAAGAAAAAGGAAGAAGCCAAACCCGGCGAATCCGCTGCGGACAAGGAGCTTCTTGCTCATGCCGCGAAGTCCTCCGCGACTCTCACCGAGCCTCAGAAGGCCAAGCTGCTCGATATCGCCAACACCGGCGATGACAAGGCGCTCGAAGCCATTCCGGGTGTCGGCGACAAGAAGGCCGCCAACATCAAGGCGGCCCGTCCGCTCAAGACCGTGGACGACCTGATCCTGGTCAAGGGCATCGGTGAAAAGACCTTCGACGGCATCGTCAAGTGGGCTGCCGGCGACTTCAAGGCCGAGGAAAAGCCGGCCAAGGAAGAGAAGAAGCCCGCGGCCAAGCCGGAAGCCCCGAAGGGCGGCAAGAAGGCCGCTTGA
- the lipA gene encoding lipoyl synthase, whose translation MKMDPALHREKKPSWIKVRLPNNPVFWSTKSMVQDLKLVTVCEEAQCPNRWECWGQGTATFMIAGDKCTRACGFCAVKTARPDALESDEPARVAEATRRMSLKHVVITAVARDDLKDGGAEHFQRTIETVRETNPGIVIEVLVPDFNDRDWALQMVMDARPHIFNHNLETVERLTPLVRSRAKYHRSLAVLKKAKAMVSGRVATKSGIMLGLGERREEILQAMDDLLAHDVTVLTLGQYLRPTPKHLPVVEYIEPAVFDELKVIALEKGFKHVASGPLVRSSYHAADFRPELDIMDAVDSDVRAAKGLELGPEHLAIPAAKSDLVKAI comes from the coding sequence ATGAAGATGGATCCGGCGTTGCACCGGGAGAAGAAGCCCTCCTGGATCAAAGTGCGGCTGCCGAACAACCCGGTGTTCTGGTCCACCAAATCCATGGTGCAGGACCTGAAGCTGGTCACCGTCTGTGAGGAGGCCCAATGCCCGAACCGCTGGGAGTGTTGGGGGCAGGGAACCGCCACCTTCATGATCGCGGGCGACAAGTGCACCCGCGCCTGTGGTTTCTGCGCCGTCAAGACCGCCCGTCCGGACGCCCTCGAATCGGACGAACCGGCCCGCGTGGCCGAGGCCACCCGCCGCATGAGCCTGAAACACGTGGTCATCACCGCGGTGGCGCGTGACGATCTCAAGGATGGCGGCGCGGAGCATTTCCAGCGAACCATTGAGACCGTCCGAGAGACCAATCCCGGCATCGTCATCGAGGTGCTGGTGCCTGATTTCAATGACCGCGACTGGGCCCTCCAGATGGTCATGGACGCCCGTCCGCACATCTTCAACCACAACCTGGAAACCGTCGAGCGGCTCACTCCGCTGGTGCGTTCCCGTGCGAAGTATCACCGCTCGCTGGCCGTCCTGAAGAAGGCCAAGGCGATGGTGAGCGGCCGCGTGGCGACGAAGAGCGGCATCATGCTGGGCCTTGGCGAACGCCGTGAGGAAATCCTCCAGGCGATGGACGATCTGCTCGCCCATGATGTGACCGTGCTCACGCTCGGCCAGTATCTCCGCCCGACGCCGAAGCACCTGCCGGTGGTGGAGTACATCGAGCCCGCCGTGTTCGATGAACTGAAGGTCATCGCGCTGGAAAAAGGTTTCAAGCACGTCGCCAGCGGCCCGCTGGTGCGCAGCTCCTACCACGCCGCCGACTTCCGCCCGGAACTCGACATCATGGATGCGGTGGACAGCGATGTCCGAGCGGCCAAGGGGCTTGAGCTCGGACCGGAACACCTCGCCATTCCGGCCGCGAAGTCGGATCTGGTGAAGGCGATCTGA
- a CDS encoding aldehyde dehydrogenase (NADP(+)): protein MSLHGQSLIAGRRSAGGQPVFQAVSPLDSTTLEGNFATATEAEVNEALEAAKAAFPAFRDADGETRALFLEAIADGIMELGTTLIDRARLESGLPVPRLEGERGRTVNQLRMFAKIARENSWYDARIETAQPDRQPIPKPDLRRAMQPIGPVVVFGASNFPLAFSVAGGDTASALVTGNPVVVKAHEAHPGTSELVGEVIAAAAAKTGLPAGVFSMVQGNGRTVGPWLAKHPATRAIGFTGSLAAGRALFDAAASRPDPIPVFAEMGSLNPIVLLPGTLKSRPAETAALLATSATAGAGQFCTKPGIIIATEGEGLDAFRTALSSAFAAVPPTTMLHAGIAATYCKSSRKLAEHAALTIVGRSSAEADTTATQGSALMVETTAEKFLAHPELAHEVFGPFSTLVVAKSADEVTDVLSTLGGQLTASIFGNDADLASSAPLVSQLSEIAGRVIINGVPTGVEVNTSMQHGGPWPASSDARFTSVGTAALERFVRPVSYQGAPQTLLPPALRDCNPLQIDRLVNGVHTRESIQ from the coding sequence ATGTCACTCCACGGACAATCGCTCATCGCCGGCCGCCGCAGCGCGGGCGGGCAGCCCGTTTTCCAAGCCGTCTCACCACTCGACAGCACCACGCTGGAAGGAAACTTCGCCACCGCCACCGAGGCCGAAGTGAATGAAGCACTGGAAGCCGCGAAGGCCGCTTTCCCAGCCTTCCGCGATGCCGATGGCGAGACCCGCGCGTTGTTCCTCGAAGCGATCGCCGATGGCATCATGGAACTCGGCACGACCTTGATCGACCGCGCCCGCCTCGAAAGCGGCCTGCCGGTTCCACGTCTCGAAGGCGAACGCGGCCGCACCGTCAACCAGCTCCGTATGTTCGCGAAGATCGCCCGCGAAAACTCGTGGTATGACGCGCGCATCGAAACCGCCCAGCCCGACCGCCAGCCGATCCCGAAACCGGACCTGCGCCGCGCGATGCAACCGATCGGCCCGGTGGTGGTCTTCGGCGCCAGCAATTTCCCCCTCGCCTTCTCCGTGGCCGGCGGCGACACCGCCTCTGCTCTCGTCACCGGCAATCCGGTGGTGGTGAAGGCCCACGAAGCGCATCCCGGCACCTCGGAGTTGGTCGGTGAAGTGATCGCCGCCGCCGCCGCAAAAACCGGTCTGCCCGCGGGCGTGTTCTCAATGGTGCAGGGCAATGGCCGCACGGTCGGACCATGGCTGGCGAAGCACCCGGCCACCAGGGCCATCGGCTTCACCGGCTCGCTCGCCGCAGGCCGCGCGCTCTTCGATGCCGCCGCCTCCCGCCCCGATCCGATCCCCGTGTTTGCGGAAATGGGCAGCCTCAATCCCATCGTCCTGCTTCCCGGCACGCTGAAGAGCCGCCCTGCGGAAACCGCCGCGCTGCTGGCCACCTCCGCCACCGCCGGCGCCGGACAATTCTGCACCAAGCCGGGCATCATCATCGCCACGGAGGGCGAAGGCCTCGATGCCTTCCGCACCGCGTTGTCCTCCGCCTTCGCCGCCGTGCCGCCCACCACCATGCTCCACGCAGGCATCGCCGCCACCTACTGTAAATCCAGTAGAAAACTCGCGGAGCACGCCGCGCTCACGATTGTCGGACGCAGCTCCGCGGAGGCCGATACCACCGCCACCCAAGGCAGCGCGCTGATGGTGGAAACCACGGCGGAGAAGTTCCTCGCCCACCCGGAACTCGCGCATGAGGTCTTCGGTCCGTTCTCCACGCTCGTCGTGGCCAAGTCCGCGGATGAAGTCACGGATGTCCTCAGCACGCTCGGCGGCCAGCTCACCGCGTCCATCTTCGGGAATGATGCGGATCTCGCATCCTCGGCACCGCTGGTTTCCCAGCTCTCCGAAATCGCCGGACGCGTGATCATCAATGGCGTGCCAACCGGCGTGGAAGTGAACACCTCCATGCAGCACGGCGGCCCCTGGCCCGCATCGAGCGACGCGCGCTTCACCTCGGTGGGCACCGCGGCGCTTGAAAGATTCGTGCGTCCCGTTTCTTACCAAGGAGCCCCGCAGACCCTCCTGCCCCCAGCATTGCGCGACTGCAATCCGCTTCAGATCGACCGCCTCGTCAACGGCGTCCACACCCGCGAGTCCATCCAATGA
- a CDS encoding dihydrodipicolinate synthase family protein, producing the protein MATSARSRKSPGPWSGVFPAITTQMHKDGSLDIEGTARHTEVLIKSGISGLVFLGSLGENQSMTAEEKRLVMAEMVKTVKGRVPVLSGVAETSTAEAIRFVKDCEKLGADGYMLMPGMNYKTPDPDETMLHFRTVAKSTGLPIMIYNNPISYGNDITPEMFAKLADVKNFVALKESSGNTRRVTDLHNTIGGRYAIFTGVDDLALESAVLGIDGWVAGTGIAFPEQNQYLWELMQAGEWQKAVEIYRWFTPLLHLDVHIKFVQYIKLCVQEVGLGTEWVRAPRTILKGAERKAVLKVIHDGIANAPKVPKRK; encoded by the coding sequence ATGGCAACATCCGCCCGTTCCCGCAAATCTCCCGGCCCCTGGAGTGGGGTCTTCCCGGCCATCACCACCCAGATGCACAAGGATGGTTCCCTCGATATCGAAGGCACCGCCCGCCACACCGAAGTGCTCATCAAGTCCGGGATCAGCGGTCTCGTTTTCCTTGGTTCCCTCGGTGAAAACCAGTCGATGACCGCCGAGGAAAAGCGCCTGGTGATGGCGGAGATGGTGAAGACGGTGAAGGGCCGTGTGCCGGTGCTTTCCGGTGTTGCGGAGACCTCCACCGCGGAGGCCATCCGCTTCGTGAAGGACTGTGAGAAGCTGGGTGCCGATGGCTACATGCTGATGCCGGGCATGAACTACAAGACCCCGGATCCGGATGAGACGATGCTCCACTTCCGCACGGTGGCGAAGTCGACCGGCCTGCCGATCATGATCTACAACAACCCGATCAGCTATGGGAACGACATCACTCCGGAGATGTTCGCGAAGCTGGCGGACGTGAAGAACTTTGTCGCGCTCAAGGAAAGCTCCGGCAACACCCGCCGCGTGACCGATCTTCACAACACCATCGGCGGCCGTTATGCGATCTTCACCGGTGTGGATGACCTCGCGCTGGAGAGCGCCGTGCTTGGCATCGATGGCTGGGTGGCCGGCACCGGCATCGCCTTCCCGGAGCAGAACCAGTATCTCTGGGAGCTGATGCAGGCGGGCGAGTGGCAGAAGGCGGTGGAGATATACCGCTGGTTCACACCGCTGCTTCATCTCGACGTCCACATCAAGTTCGTGCAGTACATCAAGCTGTGCGTCCAGGAAGTCGGCCTCGGCACCGAGTGGGTCCGCGCTCCGCGCACCATCCTCAAGGGCGCCGAACGCAAGGCCGTCCTCAAAGTCATCCATGACGGCATCGCCAACGCGCCGAAGGTGCCGAAGCGCAAGTAA
- a CDS encoding DPP IV N-terminal domain-containing protein yields MKATAALFLFSALVTGLHAQGTKADYDRAKELGGKARSLVTDSTPRVTWTDTGTAFARTRDKVIAIDLATGKTRAATKEEADQAKIVTKNVPVLPFGRARSRDSSDQQPLEIRNETNETIGINWIDSRGESKSYGTIDPGKSATQSTYSGHVWSITDREGKPFAMVRTPDYPGVVRITGRPAEASPRERRSERRSTSGRVSPDGKTEAYVQGGNTLVIRPLPDGTPANATVLSPGERFDNETDWSPDSTRFVISSAKDVSVRQVTLVQSSPKDQLQPKVEKIDYVKPGDPIRQPFPRLYDAAAKKEIPVDHALFPNPWEIKELTWAADSSEFMFVYNQRGHQLMRILGVNAKDGKVRVIHEDKTDTFIDYSQKFYFRHLPETKEILWMSERDGWNHLYLIDTANGRIKNQITRGQWNVREIVDVDATKRTILFKALGTIPGQDPYYTHFARVNFDGSGLMRLTESNGDHRITFSPDQKHLIDTWSRMDQPPVTELRNAETGKLVCELGRGDDSALQKTGWSRAEPLSAKGRDGKTDIYGVLIKPSNFDPAKKYPVIENIYSGPHDFFVPKPYHAWTRMNDLAELGFIVVQIDGMGTNWRSKTFHDVAWKNLADAGLPDHIAWIKTAAATRPWMDLSRVGIYGGSAGGQNSLSAMLHHGDFYKACVSDCGCHDNRMDKIWWNEAWMGWPVDESYTRNSNVTDAAKLQGKLMLVVGELDHNVDPASTLQVANALQKADKDFELLIITGADHGAAETPYGSRRRADFFVRNLLGVEPRVN; encoded by the coding sequence ATGAAAGCCACCGCCGCCCTCTTCCTGTTCTCCGCCTTGGTCACCGGCCTGCATGCGCAAGGCACCAAGGCCGACTACGACCGCGCCAAGGAATTGGGAGGCAAGGCCCGTTCGCTGGTCACCGATAGCACACCACGCGTGACATGGACGGACACCGGCACCGCGTTCGCACGCACGCGCGACAAGGTGATCGCCATCGATCTCGCCACCGGCAAAACCCGCGCAGCCACCAAAGAAGAAGCCGACCAAGCGAAGATCGTCACCAAGAACGTGCCCGTCCTACCCTTCGGACGCGCGCGTTCCCGCGACAGCTCGGATCAGCAACCGCTGGAAATCCGCAACGAAACCAACGAAACGATCGGCATCAACTGGATCGACAGCCGCGGCGAAAGCAAATCCTACGGCACCATCGATCCCGGCAAAAGCGCGACCCAGTCCACCTACTCCGGGCATGTCTGGAGCATCACCGATCGCGAGGGAAAGCCTTTCGCCATGGTCCGCACCCCGGACTATCCCGGCGTGGTCCGTATCACCGGCAGACCGGCGGAAGCATCTCCGCGCGAGCGACGTTCCGAGCGCCGCTCGACCAGCGGCCGGGTATCCCCCGATGGAAAGACGGAAGCTTATGTCCAAGGCGGCAACACGCTGGTGATCCGTCCGCTGCCGGATGGCACGCCGGCCAATGCCACCGTGCTGTCCCCGGGCGAGCGCTTCGACAACGAGACGGACTGGTCTCCGGACTCGACCCGCTTCGTGATCTCCAGCGCCAAGGATGTTTCCGTGCGCCAGGTCACGTTGGTACAGTCCTCTCCAAAGGACCAGTTGCAGCCGAAGGTCGAGAAGATCGACTACGTGAAACCCGGCGATCCGATCCGCCAGCCCTTCCCGCGGCTCTATGACGCCGCCGCCAAAAAGGAAATCCCGGTGGATCATGCGTTGTTCCCGAATCCCTGGGAGATCAAGGAGCTCACGTGGGCAGCGGACTCCAGCGAATTCATGTTCGTCTACAACCAGCGCGGCCACCAGCTCATGCGCATCCTCGGCGTCAATGCGAAGGACGGCAAGGTGCGGGTGATTCACGAGGACAAGACCGACACCTTCATCGACTACTCACAGAAGTTCTACTTCCGTCACCTCCCGGAAACGAAGGAGATCCTGTGGATGTCCGAGCGCGACGGCTGGAACCACCTCTACCTGATCGATACCGCCAACGGCCGCATCAAGAACCAGATCACCAGGGGCCAATGGAACGTCCGGGAGATCGTGGATGTGGATGCCACCAAGCGCACGATTCTCTTCAAAGCCCTTGGCACTATTCCCGGGCAAGACCCCTACTACACTCACTTCGCGCGGGTGAACTTCGACGGCAGCGGCCTGATGCGTCTCACCGAATCGAACGGCGATCATCGCATCACCTTCTCTCCGGATCAGAAGCATCTCATCGATACCTGGTCGCGCATGGACCAGCCGCCGGTGACCGAACTGCGGAATGCGGAAACCGGCAAGCTGGTGTGCGAACTCGGACGCGGTGATGACTCCGCCCTTCAGAAAACCGGCTGGAGCCGTGCCGAGCCGCTCTCCGCGAAAGGCCGCGATGGCAAAACCGACATCTACGGCGTACTCATCAAGCCCTCCAACTTCGACCCGGCGAAAAAGTATCCCGTCATCGAGAACATCTATAGCGGACCGCACGATTTCTTCGTTCCGAAACCGTATCACGCCTGGACCCGCATGAACGATCTGGCCGAGCTGGGCTTCATCGTCGTGCAGATCGATGGCATGGGCACCAACTGGCGGAGCAAGACCTTTCACGATGTCGCATGGAAAAACCTCGCCGATGCCGGTCTCCCCGATCACATCGCCTGGATCAAGACCGCCGCCGCCACCCGTCCGTGGATGGACCTGTCCCGCGTAGGCATCTACGGTGGTAGCGCCGGCGGCCAGAACTCGCTCTCCGCAATGTTGCACCATGGCGATTTCTACAAAGCCTGCGTCTCCGACTGCGGCTGCCATGACAACCGCATGGACAAGATCTGGTGGAACGAGGCGTGGATGGGCTGGCCTGTCGATGAAAGCTACACCCGCAACTCCAACGTCACCGACGCCGCGAAACTGCAAGGCAAGCTGATGCTGGTCGTCGGCGAACTGGACCACAACGTCGACCCCGCCTCGACGCTGCAAGTTGCCAACGCCCTCCAAAAAGCGGACAAGGACTTCGAGTTGCTGATCATCACGGGAGCGGACCACGGGGCCGCGGAAACCCCCTATGGCAGCCGCCGCCGGGCGGATTTCTTCGTGCGCAATTTGTTGGGCGTGGAGCCACGGGTGAACTGA